The proteins below come from a single Salinivibrio kushneri genomic window:
- a CDS encoding inorganic triphosphatase: MDTEIELKFFVSSDFSHRIRDKIVSVKQLQQSQRELGNIYFDTPDFTLRKHDIGLRVRRFDGVYIQTLKTAGRVVAGLHQRPEYNAELNGPEPDLSLIPVDAWPDDLDVDALSQALQPLFSTDFVRQQWLLATDDGSQIELASDQGEVSTETGDKDVISEVELELISGQTDALFSLARSLADDGGLRLGNLSKAARGYRLATGYQGDPVKALSIVKLGANDSQEKALIRILEHALNHWHYHEQIYIERESLEALQEIRYAVLLIRQAFVLFGGVVPRRASSLLRQELQWFEGELAWLDDAWANARLCEDKGQYLRKLNARKTLVKNLKAEQARLPEREDIVALLHTSRYCNLLLDLSRWILSKGWQPFLDDKAADKLAQPIQHLADKALPESWHELLDAFDETKTLTRHDYFDQYPRLQRNLLLGTCLASLYDKSQRKAFRLPWLDMLQGIEELRLLEPVRERVVEIDDEEDKKQAEKWLARKEESLFHAMTQSRQTGLRLTPYWQE, translated from the coding sequence ATGGACACTGAGATAGAGCTCAAATTTTTTGTCTCTTCTGACTTTTCTCATCGTATTCGCGATAAAATTGTCAGTGTAAAACAGCTACAGCAAAGCCAGCGTGAGCTGGGAAACATCTACTTCGATACGCCAGATTTTACCCTACGTAAACACGATATCGGTTTGCGGGTACGTCGTTTTGATGGTGTGTACATTCAAACCCTCAAAACCGCGGGTCGGGTCGTGGCTGGGCTGCATCAGCGCCCAGAATACAACGCCGAGCTTAACGGACCTGAACCTGATCTTTCTTTGATCCCAGTCGACGCATGGCCCGATGACCTTGATGTTGATGCATTGAGTCAGGCTCTTCAGCCGTTGTTTTCCACCGATTTTGTCCGCCAGCAATGGCTGTTGGCGACCGATGATGGCAGTCAGATTGAATTGGCGAGCGATCAGGGCGAAGTGTCCACCGAAACCGGTGACAAGGATGTGATTTCTGAGGTTGAGCTGGAGCTGATTTCTGGTCAAACCGATGCCTTGTTCTCGCTGGCACGTAGTTTGGCGGATGATGGCGGTCTACGCCTCGGTAATTTGAGCAAGGCGGCGCGTGGCTACCGCTTGGCAACAGGCTATCAGGGCGATCCGGTTAAAGCCTTATCCATCGTTAAACTCGGCGCTAATGATAGCCAAGAAAAAGCCCTAATTCGGATCCTCGAGCACGCACTGAACCACTGGCATTATCACGAGCAGATTTACATTGAGCGCGAGTCACTCGAGGCGTTGCAAGAAATTCGCTATGCCGTTTTGTTGATCCGACAGGCGTTTGTGTTATTCGGCGGTGTAGTGCCGCGCAGAGCAAGCAGTTTACTCCGCCAAGAGCTGCAATGGTTCGAAGGTGAGCTGGCGTGGCTCGATGATGCGTGGGCCAATGCCCGCTTATGTGAAGACAAAGGGCAGTACCTGCGCAAATTAAACGCGCGTAAAACCTTGGTGAAAAACTTGAAGGCCGAACAAGCACGGTTACCTGAACGTGAGGACATTGTCGCGCTGCTGCATACATCGCGGTATTGCAACTTGCTGCTCGATTTGAGTCGCTGGATCCTCTCGAAAGGTTGGCAACCGTTTTTAGATGATAAAGCGGCAGATAAGCTTGCTCAACCGATTCAACATTTGGCCGATAAAGCACTGCCAGAGTCTTGGCACGAATTACTTGACGCATTTGATGAAACGAAGACACTGACACGGCACGATTACTTTGACCAATACCCTCGCTTGCAACGCAATTTGTTGCTAGGCACCTGCTTGGCCTCTTTGTATGACAAAAGTCAGCGTAAAGCCTTCCGCTTGCCTTGGCTCGATATGTTGCAAGGTATTGAAGAGCTGCGCTTGCTCGAACCGGTGC